In the Telopea speciosissima isolate NSW1024214 ecotype Mountain lineage chromosome 2, Tspe_v1, whole genome shotgun sequence genome, one interval contains:
- the LOC122650848 gene encoding LEAF RUST 10 DISEASE-RESISTANCE LOCUS RECEPTOR-LIKE PROTEIN KINASE-like 1.2, which produces MDEQIQFMSYKQSSSTRSMGISIPAFSLIFLLLLSVQTALCADWRYEACSKDVSCGEGPNIGYPFWIDGKQDFICGIPGFQLTCKKRQPTINFFTADYVIRNISYQNQTLRVIDAKVQTDGGCSSQIQNLTLDSTRFRYGPNHADLFLFLNCNQSLPSEYSLHGINCSSVSSMALLEDDPVLDKAKALGYCNRTVVAPVDRNSTNGANSGVSDVYGNSSYYTQLLKEGFDLIWSASDCSKCQRSGGQCGFNWTTYNFICLCHDRPHLVRCGKCMFISVLCSPLKISFILLLISKQEWVTVDQNSCPKPNLLDCPLFCILVHNPVYARRWVIPVLLPMALMGYTCFGSLGGGIIIGCLMFFIYNRHHYRKGGLLNLVRSKNLSSPSLTPLSGIPFDPTSTDLENGSNYFEFGVHVFTYNELEEATNNFNSNKELGDGGFGTVYHGKLRDGREVAVKRLYENNFKRVEQFMNEVQILTRLRHQSLVTLYGCTSRHCRELLLVYEFIPNGTVADHLHGDKTDTRSLTWPIRMSIAIETATALSYLHASDIIHRDVKTNNILLDNNFRVKVADFGLSRLFPTNVTHVSTAPQGTPGYVDPEYHQCYQLTDKSDVYSFGVVLIELISSMPAVDINRHRHEINLSNLAINKIQNKALPELVDPCLGFDSDYIVQRMITSVAELAFRCLQLEKEMRPTMDEVLENLKQIENEDYNMEKAEGVNQTDSIGLLKTTIPPFSPDSVTNKWVSQSTTPNTSS; this is translated from the exons ATGGATGAGCAAATCCAGTTCATGTCGTACAAGCAATCTTCCTCAACAAGGTCAATGGGCATAAGCATCCCTGCCTTCTCCTTGATTTTCCTATTACTTCTATCAGTGCAAACAGCTCTATGCGCAGACTGGAGATATGAAGCTTGTAGTAAGGACGTCAGTTGCGGTGAAGGACCCAACATTGGTTACCCGTTTTGGATTGATGGTAAACAAGATTTCATCTGTGGCATCCCGGGCTTTCAGCTGACCTGCAAGAAACGGCAGCCCACCATCAATTTCTTTACTGCTGACTATGTCATCCGTAATATCTCCTACCAAAACCAAACACTTCGAGTCATTGATGCCAAAGTTCAAACAGATGGTGGGTGTTCATCTCAAATTCAGAACCTCACCCTGGATAGCACACGCTTCCGCTATGGTCCAAACCATGCagatctcttcctcttcctcaatTGCAACCAATCCCTCCCTTCTGAATATTCACTTCACGGGATCAATTGTAGTTCCGTCTCTTCTATGGCGTTACTCGAGGACGATCCCGTGTTGGATAAAGCGAAGGCTTTGGGGTATTGTAATCGAACGGTAGTCGCACCAGTTGACAGGAATAGTACAAATGGTGCAAATAGTGGAGTCAGCGATGTGTATGGAAATTCGTCATATTACACACAGCTGTTGAAGGAGGGGTTTGATTTGATATGGAGTGCTTCTGACTGCAGCAAATGCCAAAGAAGCGGTGGACAGTGTGGGTTCAATTGGACCACTTACAACTTTATTTGCCTGTGCCATGACCGCCCACACCTCGTGAGATGCGGTAAATGTATGTTCATCTCGGTTCTCTGTTCTCCTCttaaaatttcattcattctGCTTTTGATTTC AAAGCAAGAATG GGTGACCGTTGACCAAAACAGTTGCCCGAAACCTAACTTGTTGGACTGTCCTCTCTTCTGTATTCTTGTTCACAATCCTGTATATGCAAGAAGATGGGTTATACCTGTACTGCTTCCCATGGCTTTGATGGGTTATACCT GCTTTGGCTCTCTTGGTGGGGGAATAATTATAGGATGCCTAATGTTCTTCATCTACAACCGACATCACTATCGCAAGGGGGGCCTATTGAATCTAGTCAGAAGCAAAaacctctcttctccttctttaacACCCCTCTCTGGAATTCCATTCGATCCAACCTCGACAGACCTTGAAAATGGAAGCAACTACTTCGAGTTCGGAGTCCATGTATTCACTTACAATGAGCTCGAAGAAGCCACTAACAACTTCAATTCTAATAAAGAACTTGGGGATGGTGGCTTTGGCACTGTGTACCACG GCAAGCTCCGGGATGGACGTGAGGTTGCAGTGAAGCGCCTTTATGAAAACAACTTCAAGCGTGTTGAGCAGTTCATGAATGAAGTCCAAATCCTTACCCGTTTACGCCATCAGAGCCTTGTCACACTATATGGATGCACTTCACGACACTGCCGTGAACTCCTccttgtttatgaattcattcCCAATGGAACTGTGGCTGATCATCTTCATGGTGATAAAACAGATACTAGGTCACTCACTTGGCCTATAAGGATGAGCATTGCCATAGAGACTGCTACGGCACTGTCTTACCTCCATGCTTCTGATATCATACACCGTGATGTGAAAACCAACAACATTCTCCTTGACAACAATTTCCGGGTAAAAGTTGCAGATTTTGGGCTTTCCCGTCTGTTCCCCACAAATGTTACCCATGTCTCCACTGCACCACAAGGGACTCCAGGCTATGTTGACCCCGAGTATCACCAATGCTACCAGCTTACAGACAAGAGTGATGTATACAGCTTCGGGGTAGTCTTGATTGAACTCATATCATCAATGCCTGCTGTAGATATCAATCGGCACCGGCATGAGATTAATTTGTCTAACTTGGCAATcaacaaaatccaaaataaagcTTTGCCCGAGTTGGTAGACCCCTGTCTtggatttgattcagattataTAGTACAGAGGATGATAACATCAGTGGCCGAGTTGGCATTTCGTTGTCTGCAACTTGAGAAGGAGATGAGACCTACCATGGATGAGGTGTTGGAGAATTTGAAGCAAATTGAGAATGAAGACTACAACATGGAGAAGGCGGAGGGAGTCAATCAGACAGACTCTATAGGGTTGTTGAAGACTACTATCCCACCATTTTCGCCTGATTCTGTGACCAATAAGTGGGTTAGCCAGTCCACCACACCTAATACCAGTTCTTAA
- the LOC122650847 gene encoding LEAF RUST 10 DISEASE-RESISTANCE LOCUS RECEPTOR-LIKE PROTEIN KINASE-like 1.2 — MIYSLRDPFPVLIYTTLLILLINSEIQEAKSLDPQFEACSPWNCGNGPNISYPFWPPLFTKPYCGRYGYEVNCVGHKPGLMINDSQHEYHIRDIFYAKNSLRVVNANALKEDCHVPLHNLTLDGTPYSLDHHSVNLIFFYNCTRSISSLYSFPVTCSTKETGYHSFAVFEHHLNLLYNKYFFNQTCNSTVSAPVDMNGTSFVDSLQGKNYSQLLRRGFLLNWNESDNCTECRASGGHCGFQNKEFWCFCPNGRRRQNCPAVAGESIISGVSSAIFNYSFHQLSFSQFSFKVFFLLMING, encoded by the coding sequence atgatTTACTCGTTGAGGGACCCCTTCCCTGTACTGATCTACACCACCCTTCTCATCCTTCTCATAAACTCCGAAATCCAAGAAGCCAAATCACTGGACCCGCAATTCGAAGCTTGCAGTCCTTGGAACTGTGGTAATGGACCGAATATAAGCTACCCGTTCTGGCCTCCactcttcacaaaaccctacTGCGGCCGCTACGGCTACGAGGTAAACTGCGTTGGCCACAAACCAGGCCTCATGATTAACGACTCCCAGCACGAATACCACATCAGAGACATCTTCTACGCTAAGAACTCACTTCGAGTGGTCAACGCCAATGCATTAAAGGAAGATTGCCATGTTCCCCTGCATAATCTTACCCTCGATGGCACCCCTTACAGCCTCGACCACCACTCCGTCAATCTCATCTTCTTCTATAATTGCACAAGATCGATTTCTTCCCTGTATTCTTTTCCGGTAACTTGTTCGACTAAGGAAACTGGGTATCACTCGTTCGCCGTATTCGAGCACCATTTGAATTTGCTGTAcaataaatattttttcaacCAGACATGCAACTCTACAGTGAGTGCGCCCGTAGACATGAATGGTACGAGTTTTGTGGATTCTTTACAAGGGAAGAATTACTCGCAGTTGTTAAGGAGAGGCTTTCTGTTGAATTGGAATGAAAGTGATAATTGCACTGAATGCAGAGCAAGCGGTGGCCACTGCGGATTCCAGAACAAAGAGTTCTGGTGCTTTTGCCCCAATGGACGCAGACGCCAAAACTGCCCTGCTGTTGCAGGTGAGTCCATCATTTCAGGAGTCTCATCTGCGATTTTCAATTACTCTTTCCATCAACTTTCtttttctcaattttctttcaaggttttctttcttttgatgatCAATGGATAG
- the LOC122650849 gene encoding uncharacterized protein LOC122650849, protein FCFLVDQRQKVRSSKPAAGICSRCGGGATVADMKTSTRFCHVPFHCRYWKAIICGAILKSYRYIYFSYNFTLFFPNIKYGRYTRLADSMYFRCTEIRIAIHQVMLSSA, encoded by the coding sequence ttctgcttCCTTGTAGATCAGAGGCAGAAAGTAAGGAGCAGCAAGCCTGCCGCAGGGATCTGTTCGAGGTGTGGCGGAGGGGCCACCGTTGCAGATATGAAGACTTCCACTAGATTCTGTCATGTTCCCTTCCACTGCAGATACTGGAAAGCTATCATCTGTGGTGCCATTCTGAAATCTTACAGAtacatttatttttcttataacTTCACTCTTTTTTTTCCAAACATTAAATATGGAAGATATACAAGATTAGCTGATTCTATGTATTTCAGATGTACTGAAATTCGAATAGCAATCCATCAAGTGATGTTGAGTAGTGCTTGA